The proteins below come from a single Crossiella sp. CA-258035 genomic window:
- a CDS encoding GyrI-like domain-containing protein yields MTEPQIETRAAQPYLGVTATVTMTTFNLVADRIGEIIGLVVSRGGSLAGAPFFRYHVIDMAGELVVEAGVPTTEPMTGEGDITPGELPAGRYVTLTHTGHPDQLIEVTDNLLKWAEQQNLTWDRRTSDRGEHWGSRLESFLTNPQEEPDMTKWSTELAVRLAD; encoded by the coding sequence TTGACCGAACCGCAGATCGAGACCCGCGCCGCCCAGCCCTACCTGGGCGTCACCGCCACGGTCACCATGACCACCTTCAACCTCGTCGCCGACCGCATCGGCGAGATCATCGGCCTGGTCGTCAGCCGGGGCGGGAGTCTCGCGGGCGCTCCGTTCTTCCGCTACCACGTCATCGACATGGCGGGCGAGCTCGTGGTGGAGGCCGGGGTGCCCACCACCGAGCCGATGACCGGCGAAGGCGACATCACGCCCGGCGAGCTGCCTGCCGGGCGCTACGTCACGCTCACCCACACCGGCCACCCCGACCAGCTGATCGAGGTCACTGACAACCTGCTCAAGTGGGCCGAGCAGCAGAACCTGACCTGGGACCGGCGCACCTCCGACCGCGGCGAGCACTGGGGCAGCCGGCTCGAGAGCTTCCTGACCAACCCGCAGGAAGAACCCGACATGACCAAGTGGTCCACCGAGCTGGCCGTCCGGCTCGCCGACTGA
- the add gene encoding adenosine deaminase — protein MRDLRELPKAHLHVHLESTLRPATLRELAVRHRVELPSGSAFQGFRAFADANSRIRDCLRDPADFRRLAREFCADEAAQGTRYAEIRFTAAAHGERLGDLAMPLTAVLEGLAEGEAEHDIQVQVILDHSRRRSVERARRTLELARRFPERVIGLDMAGEETYPLAPFAQVIAEAKDAGLHQVHHAGECCGADSIREALTLGHTERLGHGFRVLEDRELTAEVADRGIPLEVCPSSNVTLGLVPSLAGHPLPALLAAGLVVTLNTDIPNFTRTTLTEEYQRARDTFGLTDPQLAGLARAAVDASFAPAPTKAALHRDIDAWSAAPPAPPMR, from the coding sequence ATGCGGGATCTGCGCGAACTGCCCAAGGCCCATTTGCACGTGCACCTGGAGAGCACCCTGCGCCCGGCCACCCTGCGGGAACTGGCCGTCCGGCACCGGGTCGAGCTGCCCAGCGGCTCCGCCTTCCAGGGCTTCCGCGCCTTCGCCGACGCCAACTCCCGCATCCGCGACTGCCTGCGCGACCCGGCCGACTTCCGCCGCCTGGCCCGCGAGTTCTGCGCCGACGAAGCCGCCCAGGGCACCCGCTACGCCGAGATCCGGTTCACCGCCGCCGCGCACGGCGAGCGCCTCGGCGACCTGGCCATGCCGCTGACCGCGGTGCTGGAAGGGCTGGCCGAGGGCGAGGCCGAACACGACATCCAGGTCCAGGTCATCCTCGACCACTCCCGCCGCCGCTCCGTAGAACGCGCCCGCCGCACCCTGGAGCTGGCCCGCAGGTTCCCGGAGCGGGTGATCGGCCTGGACATGGCGGGGGAGGAGACCTACCCGCTGGCCCCGTTCGCCCAGGTCATCGCGGAAGCCAAGGACGCGGGCCTGCACCAGGTGCACCACGCCGGCGAGTGCTGCGGCGCGGACAGCATCCGGGAAGCGCTCACCCTCGGGCACACCGAACGCCTCGGCCACGGCTTCCGTGTGCTGGAGGACCGCGAACTGACCGCCGAGGTCGCCGACCGCGGCATCCCGCTGGAAGTCTGCCCCTCCTCCAACGTCACCCTCGGCCTGGTCCCGAGCCTGGCCGGCCACCCGCTGCCGGCTCTGCTCGCCGCCGGACTGGTGGTCACCCTCAACACCGACATCCCCAACTTCACCCGCACCACCCTCACCGAGGAGTACCAGCGGGCCCGCGACACCTTCGGCCTGACCGACCCGCAACTGGCCGGCCTGGCCCGCGCCGCCGTGGACGCCTCCTTCGCCCCGGCCCCAACCAAGGCCGCCCTGCACCGCGACATCGATGCCTGGAGCGCCGCACCGCCCGCGCCGCCGATGCGATAG
- a CDS encoding LysR family transcriptional regulator ArgP, translating to MMDELPFDQVRTLLAAVDEGTFEAAARALHVTPSAVSQRIKALEQRTGRVLLQRAKPVRLTPSGEVVARFGRQLALLAHDARTELGLPEDGRPTVLPVAVNADSLATWFLTALTRVPEHLQVCFALRREDQDHTTDLLREGLVLAAVTSSPEPVQGCSVRPLGRMRYRAMASPAFVERWLTGAPLAELLPEAPVVLFDGKDDLQHQFARARTGRDPSSRQHLVPASDIFLAAVVQGLGWGMIPDVQAGDHAARGLLADLAPAHPVDVPLYWQQWKLDSPPLTALAEAVARTAAEHLAPLP from the coding sequence GTGATGGACGAGCTGCCCTTCGACCAGGTCCGCACCCTGCTCGCCGCGGTCGACGAGGGCACCTTCGAGGCTGCTGCCCGCGCCCTGCACGTCACCCCCTCCGCGGTCAGCCAACGGATCAAGGCCCTGGAACAGCGGACCGGCCGGGTGCTGCTGCAACGCGCCAAACCGGTCCGGCTCACCCCCTCCGGCGAGGTGGTGGCCCGCTTCGGACGGCAACTCGCCCTGCTCGCCCACGACGCCCGCACCGAGCTCGGCCTGCCCGAGGACGGCAGGCCCACCGTGCTGCCGGTCGCGGTCAACGCCGACTCGCTGGCCACCTGGTTCCTCACCGCGCTGACCAGGGTCCCCGAACACCTCCAGGTCTGCTTCGCACTGCGCCGCGAGGACCAGGACCACACCACCGACCTGCTGCGCGAGGGCCTGGTGCTGGCCGCGGTCACCTCCAGCCCGGAACCCGTGCAGGGCTGCTCGGTGCGACCGCTGGGCCGGATGCGCTACCGCGCGATGGCCAGCCCGGCCTTCGTCGAACGCTGGCTCACCGGCGCCCCGCTGGCGGAGCTGCTGCCCGAGGCGCCGGTGGTGCTCTTCGACGGCAAGGACGACCTGCAGCACCAGTTCGCCCGCGCCCGCACCGGCCGCGACCCCAGCAGCCGTCAGCACCTGGTGCCCGCCTCCGACATCTTCCTGGCCGCGGTCGTGCAGGGCCTGGGCTGGGGCATGATCCCGGACGTGCAAGCCGGTGACCACGCCGCCCGTGGCCTGCTGGCCGACCTCGCCCCGGCGCACCCGGTGGACGTGCCGCTGTACTGGCAGCAGTGGAAACTCGACTCCCCGCCGCTGACCGCCCTGGCCGAGGCGGTGGCCCGCACCGCTGCCGAACACCTCGCCCCACTGCCTTGA
- a CDS encoding serine hydrolase domain-containing protein, with the protein MRSTPRRVLALALAAALLTPGTAAAHTRPDLQRELDGMVAAGVPGVLLAVHNGDRVHRAQAGVADLDTGAPLPAQGRFRIASLTKTLVATVLLQLVDKGELALTDTLGQWLPGLVPGGDGIRIEQLLHNTSGLTDYLNAPEFADPADYVHRRFTPEQLVRTANALGHGQPGSWKYANTNYILLGLIIERTTRDSLANQLRHRVFRPAGMHASELPRLPLLWGPHASGHYRIDPGPRTELTHLDPSFAWAAYGAVSTVDDLRRFHTALADGRLLPARLAERMRGEVVDTGHPAWPRYGLGIEEMSTSCGVRLWGHTGAIPGYSTMAFATADAKRQVTISSSLFSPKDGKQVLHMVNVINLEFCGEPWRPPS; encoded by the coding sequence GTGAGATCAACTCCGCGCAGGGTCCTCGCGCTCGCCCTCGCCGCCGCCCTGCTCACCCCCGGCACCGCCGCCGCGCACACCCGCCCCGACCTCCAGCGTGAACTGGACGGCATGGTCGCCGCGGGCGTGCCCGGCGTGCTGCTCGCCGTGCACAACGGCGACCGGGTGCACCGGGCGCAGGCGGGCGTGGCCGACCTGGACACCGGCGCGCCCCTGCCCGCGCAGGGCCGGTTCCGGATCGCCAGCCTGACCAAGACCCTGGTGGCCACCGTGCTGCTGCAACTGGTGGACAAGGGCGAGCTGGCGCTGACCGACACCCTCGGCCAGTGGCTGCCCGGCCTGGTGCCCGGCGGCGACGGCATCCGGATCGAGCAGCTGCTGCACAACACCAGCGGCCTGACCGACTACCTCAACGCGCCCGAGTTCGCCGACCCCGCGGACTACGTGCACCGCCGGTTCACCCCGGAACAGCTGGTGCGCACCGCCAACGCGCTCGGCCACGGCCAGCCCGGCAGCTGGAAGTACGCCAACACCAACTACATCCTGCTGGGCCTGATCATCGAGCGGACCACCCGCGACAGCCTGGCCAACCAGCTGCGCCACCGGGTGTTCCGGCCCGCGGGCATGCACGCCAGCGAACTGCCCCGGCTGCCGCTGCTGTGGGGCCCACACGCCTCCGGCCACTACCGGATCGACCCCGGCCCCCGCACCGAGCTGACCCACCTGGACCCCTCCTTCGCCTGGGCCGCCTACGGCGCGGTGTCCACTGTGGACGATCTCCGGCGCTTCCACACCGCGCTCGCCGACGGCCGCCTGCTCCCAGCCCGGCTGGCCGAGCGGATGCGCGGCGAGGTCGTTGACACCGGCCATCCGGCCTGGCCGCGCTACGGCCTGGGCATCGAGGAGATGAGCACCAGCTGCGGCGTGCGGCTGTGGGGGCACACCGGCGCCATCCCCGGCTACTCGACCATGGCCTTCGCCACCGCCGACGCGAAACGGCAGGTGACCATCTCCAGCTCGCTGTTCAGCCCGAAGGACGGCAAGCAGGTGCTGCACATGGTCAACGTGATCAACCTGGAGTTCTGCGGCGAACCTTGGCGGCCGCCGAGCTGA
- a CDS encoding alkaline phosphatase D family protein: MLNRRTLLRGAAAAGALGTVWPLSNALTPAQAYAAAADLGVSYDPKPFTLGVASGDPMPTSVVLWTRLAPDPLAAEQPLPAAVEVTWTVAEDRELRRKVACGTTPATSLLGHSVHVPVHGLRPGRTYYYAFEALGQRSRLGRTRTAPVGRVDKVRFASANCQAFHDGLYAAHRGIARENLDFVVHLGDYIYEHGKVGGSHIRDHDGPEILTLADYRKRHALYKGDPSLREAHAAHPWYLTWDDHEVVNDHSGTEGSAPFVKRRAAAYQAWYEHMPARADTGLPDIQIYRQRRWGDLLDLSILDLRQYRSAQNLPDGTILGAEQRAWLGSQIDSPSDAWHCWVNSIMLSQLAKPGGGYYFTDQWDGFRTERNSVLGQAHRKGLEDLVVITGDWHSAFVDDIRPDFDNPDAPVIGTEFTAHSVTSGAYSAEWNKTNGPVMGKANPHLKYFEGNRYGYDVYEVTPRRWSTHMRVIGDRKVADSPVSTLTTFHVDRGKPGSYEDPATVGSAAQYRRA; this comes from the coding sequence ATGCTGAACCGACGCACCCTGCTCCGCGGCGCGGCCGCCGCCGGCGCACTGGGCACCGTGTGGCCGCTGTCCAACGCGCTCACCCCGGCCCAGGCCTACGCCGCGGCCGCCGACCTCGGCGTCTCCTACGACCCGAAACCCTTCACCCTCGGCGTGGCCTCCGGCGACCCGATGCCCACCAGCGTGGTGCTCTGGACCCGCCTGGCCCCCGACCCGCTGGCCGCCGAGCAGCCACTGCCCGCCGCGGTCGAGGTCACGTGGACCGTGGCCGAGGACCGCGAACTGCGGCGCAAGGTCGCCTGCGGCACCACCCCGGCCACCTCGCTGCTCGGGCACAGCGTGCACGTGCCGGTGCACGGCCTGCGGCCCGGCCGCACCTACTACTACGCCTTCGAGGCCCTCGGCCAGCGCAGCCGCCTGGGCCGCACCCGCACCGCCCCGGTGGGCCGGGTGGACAAGGTCCGGTTCGCCTCGGCCAACTGCCAGGCCTTCCACGACGGCCTCTACGCCGCCCACCGCGGCATCGCCAGGGAGAACCTGGACTTCGTGGTGCACCTGGGCGACTACATCTACGAGCACGGCAAGGTCGGCGGCAGCCACATCCGCGACCACGACGGCCCGGAGATCCTCACCCTGGCCGACTACCGCAAGCGGCACGCCCTCTACAAGGGCGACCCCTCCCTGCGCGAGGCGCACGCCGCGCACCCCTGGTACCTGACCTGGGACGACCACGAGGTGGTCAACGACCACAGCGGCACCGAGGGCTCCGCGCCCTTCGTCAAGCGCCGCGCCGCGGCCTACCAGGCCTGGTACGAGCACATGCCCGCGCGCGCCGACACCGGCCTGCCGGACATCCAGATCTACCGGCAGCGCCGCTGGGGCGACCTGCTCGACCTGTCCATCCTGGACCTGCGCCAGTACCGCTCCGCGCAGAACCTGCCGGATGGCACCATCCTCGGCGCCGAACAGCGCGCCTGGCTGGGCAGCCAGATCGACTCCCCGAGCGACGCCTGGCACTGCTGGGTCAACTCGATCATGCTCAGCCAGCTGGCCAAGCCCGGCGGCGGCTACTACTTCACCGACCAGTGGGACGGCTTCCGCACCGAGCGCAACAGCGTGCTCGGCCAGGCCCACCGCAAGGGCCTGGAAGACCTGGTGGTGATCACCGGCGACTGGCACTCCGCCTTCGTCGACGACATCCGCCCGGACTTCGACAACCCCGACGCCCCGGTCATCGGCACCGAGTTCACCGCGCACTCGGTCACCTCCGGCGCCTACTCCGCGGAGTGGAACAAGACCAACGGGCCGGTGATGGGCAAGGCCAACCCGCACCTGAAGTACTTCGAGGGCAACCGCTACGGCTACGACGTCTACGAGGTCACCCCGCGGCGCTGGTCCACCCACATGCGGGTGATCGGCGACCGCAAGGTGGCGGACTCCCCGGTCAGCACGCTGACCACCTTCCACGTCGACCGCGGCAAGCCGGGCAGCTACGAGGACCCGGCCACCGTCGGCTCCGCCGCCCAGTACCGGCGGGCCTGA
- a CDS encoding alkaline phosphatase D family protein, whose product MPNLVLGPLLRHVDDNSATVWVETDRPGTVRVLDAEATTFQVSGHHYALVVISGLAPDTEHEYQVHLDGEAVWPLPGSAYPPSVIRTLPTHSDHPVRVSFGSCRFAQPEDAKRRAKVGYCALSALANRLITQPVRERPEALLLLGDQIYADETTDRTQQYLKQRRDLSQPPGVEVADYEEYTQLYRESWTEPEVRWLFSTVPTSMIFDDHDVRDDWNTSEIWRQEMAAKPWWAKRARGALASYWVYQHLGNLAPATLAKDELYQQVLALHGADAQELLESHAARWDTEIGEHKHAQWSYCRDFGPVRLLMVDSRAGRILAGGRRRMLDDEEFAWLTAQLDGAGSEYRHLLVGSSLPWLLPPVIHHMQARNEHAAHRPGWRGRLAERIRQAGDFDHWASFRESFDQLSQLLHRTAAKTDGTVAVLSGDVHHSYIARTTEQAPVYQLTCSPLRNAEPDLFKPALRLAWWRPLTALSHAWARLSGVPPQPTHWTKTTGPHFGNLLATLDLTATEATLTFERASETSLTEVCRLPLR is encoded by the coding sequence GTGCCCAACCTCGTACTCGGTCCGCTGCTGCGCCACGTCGACGACAACTCGGCCACCGTCTGGGTGGAGACCGACCGCCCCGGCACCGTCCGGGTGCTCGACGCCGAAGCCACCACCTTCCAGGTCTCCGGCCACCACTACGCGCTGGTCGTGATCAGCGGCCTGGCCCCGGACACCGAACACGAGTACCAGGTCCACCTCGACGGCGAAGCGGTGTGGCCGCTGCCCGGCTCGGCCTACCCCCCCAGCGTCATCCGCACCCTGCCCACCCACTCCGACCATCCGGTGCGGGTCTCCTTCGGCTCCTGCCGCTTCGCCCAGCCCGAGGACGCCAAGCGGCGGGCCAAGGTCGGCTACTGCGCGCTGTCCGCGCTGGCCAACCGCCTCATCACGCAGCCGGTGCGGGAACGGCCGGAGGCGCTGCTGCTGCTCGGCGACCAGATCTACGCCGATGAGACCACCGACCGCACCCAGCAGTACCTCAAGCAGCGCCGCGACCTCAGCCAACCGCCGGGCGTGGAGGTCGCCGACTACGAGGAGTACACCCAGCTCTACCGGGAGAGCTGGACCGAACCCGAGGTCCGCTGGCTGTTCTCCACCGTGCCCACCTCGATGATCTTCGACGACCACGACGTCCGCGACGACTGGAACACCTCGGAGATCTGGCGGCAGGAGATGGCCGCCAAACCGTGGTGGGCCAAGCGGGCCCGCGGCGCGCTGGCCTCCTACTGGGTCTACCAGCACCTGGGCAACCTCGCCCCGGCCACGCTGGCCAAGGACGAGCTGTACCAGCAGGTCCTGGCCCTGCACGGGGCTGACGCCCAGGAGTTGCTGGAGTCCCACGCCGCCCGCTGGGACACCGAGATCGGCGAGCACAAGCACGCCCAGTGGAGCTACTGCCGCGACTTCGGCCCGGTCCGCCTGCTCATGGTGGACAGCCGCGCGGGCCGCATCCTCGCCGGCGGCCGCCGCAGGATGCTCGACGACGAGGAGTTCGCCTGGCTCACCGCCCAGCTCGACGGCGCGGGCAGCGAGTACCGCCACCTGCTCGTCGGCAGCTCCCTGCCCTGGCTGCTGCCACCGGTGATCCACCACATGCAGGCCCGCAACGAGCACGCCGCGCACCGCCCCGGCTGGCGCGGCCGCCTGGCCGAACGCATCCGCCAGGCAGGCGACTTCGACCACTGGGCCAGCTTCCGCGAGTCCTTCGACCAGCTCTCCCAGCTGCTGCACCGGACCGCGGCCAAGACCGACGGCACGGTCGCGGTGCTCTCCGGCGACGTCCACCACAGTTACATCGCCCGCACCACCGAGCAGGCCCCGGTGTACCAGCTGACCTGCTCCCCCCTGCGCAACGCCGAACCGGACCTGTTCAAACCGGCCCTCCGTCTCGCCTGGTGGCGCCCCCTGACCGCGCTCTCGCACGCCTGGGCGCGCCTCTCCGGTGTCCCGCCCCAGCCCACCCACTGGACCAAGACCACCGGCCCGCACTTCGGCAACCTGCTCGCGACCCTCGACCTCACCGCCACCGAGGCCACCCTGACCTTCGAGCGCGCCAGCGAAACCAGCCTCACCGAGGTCTGCCGCCTACCCCTGCGCTGA
- a CDS encoding LysE/ArgO family amino acid transporter, with protein sequence MYGYLTPLAAGLGTGLSLIIAIGSQNAFVLRQGLRREHVLPVVGICAVSDAVLIVAGISGVGGLLALWPAALTVVGWAGAVFLIGYGLLAARRALRPEALHAGGAGGGSLRAAVLTCLALTWLNPHVYLDTVLLLGSVGNGYGQARWFFAAGAVAGSLLWFGVLGFGARSLSGVFARPVAWRVLDSLIAVTMLALGVTMAVRASA encoded by the coding sequence GTGTACGGATACTTGACACCGCTGGCCGCCGGACTGGGCACCGGGCTGTCCCTCATCATCGCGATCGGTTCGCAGAACGCGTTCGTGCTGCGCCAGGGCCTGCGGCGGGAGCACGTGCTGCCGGTGGTGGGCATCTGCGCGGTCTCCGACGCGGTCCTGATCGTGGCCGGGATCAGCGGTGTCGGCGGGCTGCTGGCGCTGTGGCCGGCCGCGCTGACCGTGGTCGGCTGGGCGGGCGCGGTCTTCCTCATCGGCTACGGCCTGCTCGCCGCGCGCCGGGCGCTGCGCCCGGAGGCCCTGCACGCCGGGGGCGCGGGCGGCGGTTCGCTGCGGGCCGCCGTGCTCACCTGCCTGGCGCTGACCTGGCTCAACCCGCACGTCTACCTGGACACCGTGCTGCTGCTCGGCTCGGTCGGCAACGGCTACGGGCAGGCCCGCTGGTTCTTCGCCGCCGGCGCCGTGGCAGGCAGCCTGCTGTGGTTCGGGGTGCTGGGCTTCGGGGCGCGCTCGCTGTCGGGGGTCTTCGCCCGGCCGGTGGCCTGGCGGGTGCTGGACTCGCTGATCGCGGTGACCATGCTGGCCCTGGGGGTCACGATGGCCGTGCGCGCCTCGGCGTGA
- a CDS encoding glycosyltransferase — MRILFSFVGGNGHFEPLKPLALAAQSAGHTIAFTTGHMLREVVEAAGFTVFPVGSGSSDRASEITPLAPIDPARERRDLREAFGRRITTDQLPAKLELIRQWRPDVLVRDETDYATGIAAEVLGLPCATNTCMPAGGFATTEVVGEPLHELRAAHGLPPDPELSALRRLVLSPLPLSFRDPADPLPATARAFRPLVPQRPAETPDWVIPGRPAVYFTLGTIFNRESGDLFGRVLTGLRELEAAVLVTLGRHLDPADFGPQPAHVRIERYLPQAEVLPHCDLVVSHGGSGSVTGALAHGLPSLLLPMGADQPNNAARCAALGLGRHLDPTTATPAQIQAAAAALLADPGYAERTQKFATEIAALPGPETALDWITAMR; from the coding sequence GTGCGCATCCTGTTCAGCTTCGTCGGCGGCAACGGACACTTCGAACCCCTCAAACCCCTTGCCCTGGCAGCACAATCCGCCGGGCACACCATCGCCTTCACCACCGGGCACATGCTGCGGGAGGTGGTCGAGGCCGCCGGGTTCACCGTCTTCCCGGTCGGCTCCGGCAGCTCCGACCGCGCCAGCGAGATCACCCCGCTCGCGCCCATCGACCCGGCACGGGAACGCCGCGACCTGCGCGAGGCATTCGGCAGGCGGATCACCACCGACCAGCTGCCCGCCAAGCTGGAGCTGATCCGGCAGTGGCGGCCGGACGTGCTGGTCAGGGACGAGACCGACTACGCCACCGGCATCGCGGCCGAGGTGCTCGGCCTGCCCTGCGCCACCAACACCTGCATGCCCGCGGGCGGGTTCGCCACCACGGAGGTCGTCGGCGAGCCGCTGCACGAACTGCGCGCCGCCCACGGCCTGCCACCGGATCCGGAGCTGAGCGCGCTGCGCCGCCTGGTCCTGTCCCCGCTGCCGCTGTCCTTCCGCGACCCGGCCGACCCACTGCCCGCCACCGCCCGCGCCTTCCGGCCCCTCGTCCCGCAGCGCCCGGCCGAGACCCCGGACTGGGTCATCCCCGGCCGCCCGGCCGTCTACTTCACCCTCGGCACGATCTTCAACCGCGAGTCCGGCGACCTGTTCGGCCGGGTGCTCACCGGCCTGCGCGAACTGGAGGCCGCGGTGCTGGTCACCCTCGGCCGCCACCTCGACCCCGCCGACTTCGGCCCGCAGCCCGCGCACGTCCGGATCGAGCGCTACCTGCCGCAAGCCGAGGTGCTCCCGCACTGCGACCTGGTGGTCTCGCACGGCGGCTCTGGCAGCGTCACCGGCGCGCTGGCCCACGGCCTGCCCAGCCTTCTCCTGCCGATGGGCGCTGACCAGCCCAACAACGCCGCCCGCTGCGCCGCGCTCGGCCTCGGCCGCCACCTCGACCCGACCACCGCCACCCCGGCGCAAATCCAGGCCGCCGCGGCCGCCCTGCTCGCCGACCCTGGATACGCCGAACGTACCCAGAAGTTCGCCACGGAGATCGCGGCACTGCCCGGCCCGGAGACCGCTCTGGACTGGATCACCGCGATGCGCTGA
- a CDS encoding alpha/beta hydrolase: MPDTVTVNGVPTWYDVRGDGEPLVLFHGGMTDARCFAGNLDILAEQFRLYLPERRGHGHTPDVEGPISHDLMAADMIEFIETVVGGPVHLAGYSDGAVVALLLAYRRPDLVRKLVLISGAYDHSGWLMTPEPGGEIPEVITRAYAEVAPHPPEHLQVVLAKLAASAAAERLLTTEDLAKIGVRTLVVAADDDIISLEHTLALYRGIPDSELAVVPGTSHALLEEKPLRCREIVGEFLRDEAVPTWIPIRRAG, from the coding sequence ATGCCTGACACGGTGACCGTCAACGGCGTGCCGACCTGGTACGACGTCCGCGGCGACGGCGAACCCCTTGTCCTGTTCCACGGCGGCATGACCGACGCCCGCTGTTTCGCGGGCAACCTGGACATCCTCGCCGAGCAGTTCCGCCTCTACCTGCCCGAACGCCGGGGCCACGGCCACACCCCCGACGTCGAGGGCCCGATCAGCCACGACCTGATGGCCGCCGACATGATCGAGTTCATCGAGACCGTGGTCGGCGGGCCGGTGCACCTGGCCGGGTACAGCGACGGCGCGGTGGTCGCCCTGCTGCTCGCGTACCGGCGGCCGGACCTGGTGCGCAAGCTGGTGCTGATCAGCGGGGCCTACGACCACTCGGGCTGGCTGATGACCCCGGAGCCCGGCGGCGAGATCCCCGAGGTGATCACCCGCGCCTACGCCGAGGTGGCCCCGCACCCGCCGGAGCACCTCCAGGTGGTGCTGGCCAAGCTCGCCGCCTCCGCCGCGGCCGAGCGGCTGCTGACCACCGAGGACCTGGCCAAGATCGGCGTGCGCACGCTGGTGGTGGCCGCCGACGACGACATCATCAGCCTGGAGCACACCCTCGCGCTCTACCGCGGCATCCCGGACTCCGAGCTGGCCGTGGTGCCCGGCACCTCGCACGCGCTGCTGGAGGAGAAACCCCTGCGGTGCCGGGAGATCGTGGGCGAGTTCCTGCGAGATGAAGCCGTGCCCACCTGGATACCGATCCGACGCGCGGGCTGA
- a CDS encoding antibiotic biosynthesis monooxygenase, producing the protein MLPDLTRPDAAVALIGQWTSTDPATELDRRTAEPLPAGCLARAHYLGTDGTSLLHYSQWATSAAARAHAATAPVPLAEYRRYRSQVDATGPAGCVVIAAIDFDRPDAQRQRDFVDEMFTAGEQAEADGVRIPGLLAAHFHLSADGTGVRNYAEWTGPAAHLAFTGVQESPAWRRYRPHPAPGH; encoded by the coding sequence ATGCTCCCCGACCTCACCCGCCCCGACGCCGCCGTGGCCCTGATCGGCCAGTGGACCAGCACCGACCCTGCCACCGAACTCGACCGGCGCACCGCCGAGCCCCTGCCGGCGGGCTGCCTGGCCCGCGCGCACTACCTCGGCACCGACGGCACCAGCCTGCTGCACTACTCGCAGTGGGCCACCAGCGCCGCCGCCCGCGCGCACGCCGCCACCGCGCCGGTCCCGCTGGCCGAGTACCGCCGCTACCGCAGCCAGGTCGACGCCACCGGACCGGCCGGGTGCGTGGTCATCGCCGCGATCGACTTCGACCGCCCGGACGCCCAGCGCCAGCGCGACTTCGTCGACGAGATGTTCACCGCGGGGGAGCAGGCCGAAGCCGACGGCGTGCGGATCCCGGGGCTGCTGGCCGCGCACTTCCACCTCAGCGCCGACGGCACCGGCGTGCGCAACTACGCCGAGTGGACCGGCCCGGCCGCCCACCTGGCCTTCACCGGCGTCCAGGAGAGCCCGGCCTGGCGCCGGTATCGGCCACACCCCGCACCAGGGCACTGA
- a CDS encoding ABC transporter ATP-binding protein, with protein sequence MGEVAIDIDTLTKDYGRRRALNALTLQVRTGEVFGFLGPNGAGKTTTIRILLDLLRPTSGRATVLGLDVRRQAMALHRRIAYVPGDVALWPQLTGGQAIDALLHLHGSPGDQARRAELIERFQLDPSLRCRTYSKGNRQKVALVAAFATGAELLILDEPTSGLDPLMGETFRDCVREAREDGRTLFLSSHILGEVESICDRVGVVRAGQLVDSGSLAELRHLSAYTVEAELARTVQTDGLPGVTGATLTQAEDGRYRLTCRAQPGTMDELLTALAAAGVHTLTSRPPTLEELFLGYYTEAAR encoded by the coding sequence ATGGGCGAAGTCGCGATCGACATCGACACCCTCACCAAGGACTACGGCAGGCGGCGCGCCCTGAACGCGCTGACCCTCCAGGTCCGCACCGGTGAGGTCTTCGGCTTCCTCGGGCCCAACGGCGCGGGTAAGACCACCACCATCCGCATCCTGCTCGACCTGCTCCGCCCCACGTCCGGCCGGGCCACCGTGCTCGGCCTGGACGTGCGGCGGCAGGCGATGGCCCTGCACCGCCGGATCGCCTACGTGCCAGGCGATGTCGCGCTGTGGCCGCAGCTCACCGGCGGTCAGGCCATCGACGCCCTGCTGCACCTGCACGGCAGCCCCGGCGACCAAGCCCGGCGGGCCGAGCTGATCGAGCGGTTCCAGCTGGACCCCTCGCTGCGCTGCCGCACCTACTCCAAGGGCAACCGGCAGAAGGTCGCGCTGGTCGCCGCCTTCGCCACTGGAGCCGAACTGCTCATCCTGGACGAGCCCACCAGCGGCCTGGACCCGTTGATGGGGGAGACCTTCCGGGACTGCGTGCGCGAGGCCCGCGAGGACGGCCGCACGCTGTTCCTGTCCTCGCACATCCTCGGCGAGGTCGAGTCGATCTGCGACCGGGTCGGCGTGGTCCGCGCCGGCCAGCTGGTCGACAGCGGCAGCCTGGCCGAGCTGCGGCACCTCTCCGCCTACACCGTGGAAGCCGAACTGGCCCGCACGGTGCAGACCGACGGCCTGCCCGGCGTCACCGGCGCCACCCTCACCCAGGCCGAGGACGGGCGCTACCGGCTGACCTGCCGCGCGCAGCCGGGCACCATGGACGAGTTGCTGACCGCGCTGGCCGCCGCCGGGGTGCACACCCTGACCAGCAGACCGCCCACCCTGGAGGAGCTCTTCCTCGGCTACTACACCGAGGCCGCCAGGTGA